A single window of Micrococcaceae bacterium Sec5.1 DNA harbors:
- a CDS encoding amino acid ABC transporter permease yields the protein MDAIFESLPQYWDGFLRTLFLAVISGVIALAAGTLLAAMRVSPVAALRGFSTFYVEVARNTPLTIIFFFSAIVLPRLGVKFEQFEVAAIIALSSYTAAFVAEAVRSGVNSVPVGQAEAARSIGMTFTQVLGLVVLPQAVRTVIPPLINIMIALVKNSSVAGAFFVLELFGYGLQLSNSHGDAVMWILIGVAFFYLLITVPLGLLAHFVEKKVAIAR from the coding sequence ATGGACGCCATCTTCGAAAGCCTCCCCCAATATTGGGACGGATTTCTCCGAACCCTGTTTCTAGCCGTCATATCCGGCGTGATCGCACTGGCAGCGGGTACTCTCCTCGCCGCAATGCGTGTCTCGCCCGTGGCAGCCTTACGGGGCTTCAGCACGTTCTATGTTGAAGTCGCCAGAAACACCCCACTTACAATTATTTTCTTTTTCTCCGCAATCGTGCTTCCCCGGCTCGGCGTCAAGTTCGAACAGTTTGAAGTCGCCGCCATCATCGCATTGAGCAGCTACACGGCAGCATTTGTTGCCGAAGCCGTTCGATCCGGCGTCAACAGCGTCCCGGTGGGGCAAGCCGAGGCAGCCCGTAGCATCGGCATGACGTTCACGCAGGTTTTGGGCCTGGTGGTCCTGCCACAGGCCGTTCGGACCGTCATACCCCCATTGATCAACATCATGATTGCCTTGGTCAAGAACTCATCCGTCGCGGGTGCATTCTTTGTCCTGGAGCTCTTCGGCTATGGCCTGCAGCTGTCAAACAGCCATGGTGACGCGGTCATGTGGATCTTGATCGGTGTGGCATTCTTCTACCTGCTGATCACCGTGCCCCTGGGCTTGTTGGCCCACTTCGTCGAGAAAAAGGTGGCGATTGCCCGATGA
- a CDS encoding glutamate ABC transporter substrate-binding protein, with translation MKKAFITRRKSLLVAASAALALSLSACGGGSGTTTPPVASASFEAGTTMAKLNQAKKITIGTKFDQPLFGQKGLDGKPVGFDVEIGKAIAAKLGIEPDKIEWVETVSANREPFIEQGRVDIVIATYTINDARKQKVAFAGPYYEAGQALLVNKDDNSITKPEDVKGKKVCSVTGSTPAKTIVEKYGAELVPAANYTACLEPLRNKQVVAVTTDNVILAGYVDKEPDAFKLASDQTFTKEPYGIGLKKDDTVFRNWINDQLEGFAKDGTYKKAWEATAGKVIKTAPELPKIDRY, from the coding sequence ATGAAGAAGGCTTTTATTACCCGGAGGAAATCTCTCCTGGTGGCCGCTTCGGCTGCACTGGCCCTCTCGCTGAGCGCCTGCGGTGGAGGCAGTGGCACCACCACTCCGCCTGTTGCCTCGGCGAGCTTCGAGGCAGGCACCACGATGGCGAAGTTGAACCAGGCCAAGAAGATCACCATTGGTACCAAGTTTGACCAGCCGCTGTTCGGCCAGAAGGGCCTGGACGGCAAGCCTGTCGGCTTCGACGTCGAAATCGGCAAGGCCATCGCTGCCAAGCTTGGAATTGAACCTGACAAGATCGAATGGGTGGAAACTGTTTCCGCCAACCGTGAACCGTTCATCGAGCAGGGCCGCGTTGACATCGTCATTGCCACCTACACGATCAACGATGCCCGCAAGCAGAAGGTCGCATTCGCGGGTCCGTACTACGAAGCCGGTCAGGCGCTGCTGGTGAACAAGGACGACAACTCCATCACCAAACCCGAGGACGTCAAGGGCAAGAAGGTTTGCTCTGTAACGGGTTCCACCCCGGCTAAGACCATCGTCGAAAAGTATGGTGCTGAACTGGTTCCGGCCGCAAACTACACTGCCTGCCTGGAGCCGTTGCGCAACAAGCAGGTTGTCGCCGTCACCACGGACAACGTGATCCTCGCAGGTTACGTTGACAAGGAACCGGACGCCTTCAAGCTGGCTTCGGACCAAACCTTCACGAAGGAGCCGTACGGCATCGGCCTGAAGAAGGATGACACGGTCTTCCGCAACTGGATCAATGACCAGTTGGAAGGATTCGCCAAGGACGGCACGTACAAGAAGGCTTGGGAAGCAACAGCAGGAAAGGTCATCAAGACCGCTCCTGAGCTGCCCAAGATCGACCGCTACTAG